Proteins encoded by one window of Bacteroidota bacterium:
- the ychF gene encoding redox-regulated ATPase YchF — protein MALKAGIVGMPNVGKSTLFNCLTNAKAQAANFPFCTIEPNIGVITVPDERLNKLAELVKPERIVPTTVEIVDIAGLVKGASKGEGLGNQFLANIRECDALIHVLRCFDDPNVVHVDGSVNPVRDKEVIDMELQLKDLDSVDKKLGRVRSTAKAGVDKDAKKAFEVLSIYKEHLEAGKSARSVHIKEEDKIHVADLMLLTSKPVLYLCNVDEKSVKEGNKYVDAVKEAVKAENAEVLFLAAAMEAEIAQLDSYEDRKLFLEEAGLEEAGVNKLIKSAYKLLNLYTYFTAGPKEVKAWTITKGMTAPQSAGVIHTDFEKGFIRAEVIKYNNFISLGSEAACRDAGKLAQEGKEYVVGDGDVMHFRFNV, from the coding sequence ATGGCGCTAAAAGCTGGAATTGTAGGAATGCCCAATGTTGGCAAGTCAACTTTATTTAATTGCTTGACAAACGCGAAAGCGCAGGCAGCAAACTTTCCGTTCTGCACCATTGAACCGAACATTGGTGTGATAACCGTTCCGGATGAGCGCCTCAACAAACTTGCGGAACTTGTGAAGCCCGAACGGATTGTTCCGACCACTGTTGAAATAGTTGACATTGCGGGATTAGTGAAAGGCGCGAGCAAAGGAGAAGGATTGGGAAACCAGTTTCTTGCTAACATACGCGAGTGCGATGCACTTATTCATGTGCTCCGCTGTTTTGATGATCCGAACGTAGTTCATGTGGATGGTTCTGTAAATCCTGTACGCGATAAAGAAGTGATAGACATGGAACTTCAGTTAAAAGATTTAGACAGCGTGGATAAAAAACTTGGGCGCGTGAGGAGCACGGCCAAAGCAGGAGTGGATAAAGACGCCAAGAAAGCATTTGAAGTGCTGAGTATTTATAAGGAACATCTGGAGGCAGGAAAATCCGCGCGTTCGGTACATATAAAGGAAGAAGATAAAATTCATGTTGCTGATTTAATGCTCCTCACATCGAAACCTGTTTTGTATTTATGCAACGTGGATGAAAAGTCAGTGAAGGAAGGAAATAAATATGTTGACGCTGTTAAGGAAGCTGTGAAAGCAGAAAATGCCGAAGTGCTTTTCCTCGCTGCCGCGATGGAAGCGGAAATTGCTCAACTGGATAGTTATGAAGACAGAAAATTATTTTTAGAAGAAGCGGGACTGGAAGAAGCAGGCGTGAACAAACTTATAAAATCCGCTTACAAGCTTTTGAATTTATATACCTACTTTACAGCAGGACCGAAAGAAGTAAAGGCATGGACTATCACAAAAGGAATGACAGCTCCGCAGTCTGCAGGAGTAATTCACACGGATTTTGAAAAAGGATTTATCCGTGCAGAAGTAATTAAGTACAACAACTTCATTTCACTTGGCTCGGAAGCAGCTTGTCGCGATGCGGGAAAATTAGCGCAGGAAGGAAAAGAATATGTGGTGGGAGATGGAGATGTAATGCACTTTCGTTTCAATGTATAA
- the tnpA gene encoding IS200/IS605 family transposase: protein MPYTKVMIHFIWSTKNRDKTISKEVKPLLLTHIKENSIAKEIFIDCLNCVEDHVHLLISLGTEQTISKVAMLIKGESSFWVNKQKLIKEKFEWQDEYIALSVSESGIAKVQQYIANQEEHHRKKTFTQEYEEFLLAYGFSRSNFG from the coding sequence ATGCCCTATACGAAAGTTATGATTCATTTTATCTGGTCAACTAAAAACAGAGATAAAACTATTTCGAAAGAAGTAAAACCGTTGCTATTGACTCATATAAAGGAAAACAGCATTGCAAAAGAAATTTTTATTGACTGCCTGAATTGTGTTGAAGACCACGTCCATTTATTGATTTCTCTTGGAACAGAACAAACTATTTCTAAAGTTGCAATGCTTATTAAAGGTGAATCATCCTTTTGGGTGAATAAGCAAAAATTAATTAAAGAGAAATTTGAATGGCAGGATGAATACATTGCATTATCTGTAAGCGAATCTGGAATTGCAAAGGTTCAGCAATACATCGCAAATCAAGAGGAACATCATCGTAAGAAAACATTTACTCAGGAATATGAAGAATTTTTATTGGCATATGGTTTTAGCAGAAGCAATTTCGGCTGA
- a CDS encoding type IIA DNA topoisomerase subunit B, with translation MAKDPKYNEDSIKSLDWKDHIRFRPGMYIGKLGDGSSMDDGIYILLKESLDNAVDEFAMGFGKKIDVSIKNKMVLVRDYGRGIPLGKVMDCVAKINTGAKYDSEAFKKSVGLNGVGTKAVNALSSYFKIQSVREGKTKVIEFERGEVEKDAKVVSSDDNDGTIVQFTPDEKMFPNFKFLNEHVERMLWNYAYLNPGLVINYNGQKIVSENGLKDLLTTEINGKIVYPIIHLKNHDIEVAMAHYDNKYGEEYYSFVNGAHTTQGGTHLIAFREAVVKTIREFYKKEFDVVDIRNAIVSAVSVKIEEPVFESQTKTKLGSQDMGPKGPSVKTFVSDFLKKELDDFLHKNPETAELLLTKITTSEKERKEMSGIQKIAKERARKAALHNRKLRDCRSHLNGDDEKRLDTTLFICEGDSASGSITKVRDVNVQAVFNLKGKPLNSYGLTKKIVYENEEFNLLQNALNIEESLENLRYNQVVLATDADVDGMHIRLLLITFFLQFFPDLVKNGHLYILQTPLFRVRNKKETIYCYSDKERQNAVAKLGPKPELTRFKGLGEISPDEFKNFIGKDMRLEPVIIDSKTKIDQLLSYYMGKNTQERQEFIIDNLRVEKDLVNVDAI, from the coding sequence ATGGCAAAAGATCCAAAATACAACGAAGACAGTATTAAGTCGCTTGACTGGAAAGACCATATCCGTTTCCGCCCGGGAATGTACATTGGAAAATTGGGCGATGGCTCATCAATGGATGACGGAATTTATATTCTGCTCAAGGAATCATTGGACAACGCTGTGGATGAATTCGCTATGGGGTTTGGGAAGAAGATAGATGTGAGCATTAAAAATAAAATGGTGTTGGTGCGTGATTACGGAAGGGGAATCCCGCTGGGCAAGGTAATGGACTGCGTTGCCAAAATAAATACAGGAGCGAAGTATGATTCTGAAGCATTTAAAAAATCTGTCGGACTGAATGGTGTTGGAACAAAAGCGGTGAATGCGCTTTCTTCCTATTTCAAAATACAATCTGTGCGCGAGGGAAAAACAAAAGTGATTGAGTTTGAAAGGGGAGAAGTGGAGAAAGATGCAAAAGTTGTTTCGAGCGATGATAATGACGGAACTATTGTGCAGTTTACTCCCGATGAAAAAATGTTCCCGAATTTTAAATTCCTCAATGAGCATGTGGAGAGAATGCTGTGGAACTATGCTTACCTGAATCCGGGACTTGTCATTAATTACAATGGGCAGAAAATAGTTTCCGAAAATGGTTTGAAGGATTTACTCACTACTGAAATTAACGGGAAAATAGTTTATCCGATCATTCATCTGAAGAATCACGACATAGAAGTTGCGATGGCGCATTATGATAATAAGTATGGAGAAGAATATTATTCCTTCGTGAATGGCGCGCATACAACCCAAGGTGGAACTCATTTGATTGCTTTCCGCGAAGCGGTAGTGAAAACCATCCGTGAGTTCTACAAAAAAGAATTTGATGTAGTGGATATTCGAAATGCTATCGTATCGGCTGTCAGTGTGAAGATTGAAGAACCTGTTTTTGAATCACAGACAAAAACAAAACTTGGTTCGCAGGATATGGGACCGAAAGGACCGAGCGTGAAAACTTTTGTGAGTGATTTTCTGAAAAAGGAACTGGATGATTTTCTTCATAAGAATCCGGAGACTGCTGAACTTCTGCTTACGAAAATAACTACTTCGGAGAAAGAGAGAAAGGAAATGTCGGGCATTCAGAAAATTGCTAAAGAACGAGCGCGCAAAGCGGCATTACATAACCGAAAGCTCCGCGATTGCCGTTCTCATTTGAATGGTGACGATGAAAAAAGATTGGATACCACTCTTTTTATCTGTGAGGGTGATTCCGCAAGCGGTTCAATTACAAAAGTGCGCGATGTGAATGTACAGGCAGTGTTCAATCTGAAAGGAAAACCGCTGAACTCTTACGGACTTACAAAGAAAATTGTTTATGAGAACGAAGAGTTCAATCTATTGCAGAACGCGCTGAACATTGAAGAGAGTCTGGAAAATCTCCGGTACAATCAAGTGGTGCTTGCAACTGACGCAGATGTGGACGGAATGCACATTCGTCTTTTGCTCATCACTTTCTTTTTGCAGTTCTTTCCCGACCTAGTGAAGAACGGACACCTTTATATATTGCAGACACCGCTCTTTCGTGTGAGAAATAAAAAAGAAACAATTTATTGTTACTCCGATAAAGAAAGGCAAAACGCTGTTGCAAAACTCGGACCAAAACCGGAGCTCACCCGATTTAAAGGACTAGGAGAAATTTCACCAGATGAGTTTAAGAATTTCATAGGAAAAGATATGCGCCTTGAACCTGTCATCATTGACAGCAAAACTAAAATTGATCAACTGCTTTCTTATTATATGGGAAAGAATACGCAAGAGAGACAGGAATTTATTATTGATAACCTGAGAGTGGAAAAGGATTTGGTAAATGTGGATGCGATATGA
- a CDS encoding glycoside hydrolase family 99-like domain-containing protein yields MKKKARLIAFYLPQYYPIPENDNWHGKGFTEWTNVTKAKPLFKGHYQPILPADLGFYDLRVSETRMAQAQLAKEYGVEAFCYWHYWFGNGKRILDQPFHEVLKSKQPDFPFCLAWANASWTGIWYGMSNNTLLKQEYPGKEDYIAHFYAMLDAFKDERYLTVNGKRLFFIYSPHSIPNVNEFTTLWQDLAEKEGINSFYFIGATHLEEEPVYDGFMGSVQLAPFECLNKKYPDKLERMFLRLSKKGITSMLKKSSQMPRKVHEYIELLEYLNNKKLKKNELPLIMPNWDNTARSGLNGSVLTDSSPELFSEVIKNAIKKIDHIHNQDERIIFVQAWNEWAEGNYLEPDRKFGHGYLKAIKKNIFY; encoded by the coding sequence ATGAAGAAGAAAGCCAGATTAATAGCATTTTATTTGCCTCAGTATTATCCAATACCTGAAAATGACAATTGGCATGGAAAAGGATTTACCGAATGGACGAATGTTACCAAAGCAAAGCCATTATTTAAAGGTCATTATCAACCTATTCTTCCTGCTGATTTAGGTTTCTATGATTTAAGAGTTTCTGAAACGCGCATGGCTCAGGCACAACTCGCAAAAGAATATGGTGTGGAAGCATTTTGTTACTGGCACTATTGGTTTGGCAATGGAAAAAGAATATTAGATCAGCCATTTCATGAAGTTTTAAAATCAAAGCAACCGGATTTCCCTTTTTGTCTTGCATGGGCAAATGCAAGTTGGACTGGGATTTGGTACGGCATGTCAAACAATACTCTATTAAAGCAGGAATATCCCGGGAAAGAAGATTACATCGCTCATTTTTATGCAATGCTCGATGCATTTAAGGACGAACGATATTTGACCGTAAATGGAAAACGATTATTTTTTATTTACAGCCCACATTCCATTCCCAATGTAAATGAATTTACAACTCTTTGGCAGGACTTAGCTGAAAAAGAAGGCATAAATAGTTTTTATTTTATCGGTGCCACACATTTAGAAGAAGAACCTGTTTACGATGGCTTTATGGGAAGTGTTCAACTTGCCCCATTCGAATGTTTAAACAAAAAATATCCCGACAAACTAGAAAGAATGTTTTTACGCCTATCAAAAAAAGGAATTACGAGCATGTTGAAGAAGTCATCACAAATGCCAAGAAAAGTTCATGAGTATATTGAACTGTTAGAATACCTGAACAACAAGAAACTAAAAAAAAATGAATTGCCTTTAATTATGCCCAATTGGGATAATACAGCTAGAAGCGGATTAAATGGTTCAGTCCTTACTGACTCATCTCCTGAACTTTTTAGCGAAGTGATAAAAAATGCTATAAAAAAAATTGACCACATACATAATCAGGATGAGCGCATTATTTTTGTGCAGGCATGGAACGAATGGGCGGAAGGAAACTACTTGGAACCCGACCGCAAATTCGGACATGGCTACTTAAAAGCAATCAAGAAAAATATCTTTTATTAA
- a CDS encoding DegT/DnrJ/EryC1/StrS aminotransferase family protein has product MFIPVNQPLLDGNEKKYLNQCIDTGWISSEGPFVKSFEEKFSSRVGKKFGVAVANGSVALEAAVLALGIGKGDEVIMPAFTIISCAAAVVRVGAVPVLVDCDNTWNMDVTCVEEKITPRTKAIMVVHIYGLPTDMNLLITLAQKHELKIIEDAAEMHGQTYYGKPCGSFGDISTFSFYPNKHITTGEGGMIVTNDETIAYKCRSLRNLCFIHGKRFIHEELGYNFRMTNLQAALGVAQLERMDEFVLRKRKMGKLYNDLLGKVKGIELQPMKTSYAENIFWVFGIVLKDEVDFDAEQAMKKLSDLEIGTRPFFWPMHKQPVFEKMGFFKNDKHPFSERIARRGFYIPSGLALTEEQIRISAEAVKNILK; this is encoded by the coding sequence ATGTTTATTCCTGTAAATCAACCGCTGCTTGATGGAAATGAAAAAAAATACCTGAACCAGTGTATTGATACAGGATGGATTTCAAGCGAAGGACCTTTTGTTAAATCTTTTGAAGAAAAATTTTCTTCCCGTGTTGGAAAAAAATTCGGAGTAGCTGTTGCTAATGGTTCTGTTGCGCTGGAGGCAGCTGTTTTAGCATTAGGCATTGGAAAGGGAGATGAAGTAATCATGCCCGCTTTTACAATCATTTCATGTGCTGCGGCTGTGGTCAGAGTTGGTGCTGTTCCCGTTTTAGTTGACTGTGATAATACGTGGAACATGGATGTTACCTGTGTTGAAGAAAAAATCACACCCAGAACAAAAGCAATAATGGTCGTTCATATTTACGGACTTCCTACCGATATGAACTTACTGATTACCCTTGCTCAAAAGCATGAATTGAAAATTATTGAAGATGCTGCCGAAATGCACGGGCAAACATATTACGGAAAACCATGCGGAAGTTTTGGTGATATAAGCACCTTTAGTTTTTATCCCAACAAGCACATTACAACAGGAGAAGGAGGAATGATAGTTACAAATGATGAAACAATTGCCTATAAATGCCGCTCTCTGAGAAACCTTTGTTTCATTCATGGCAAAAGATTCATTCATGAAGAACTCGGATATAATTTCAGAATGACAAATCTTCAGGCTGCTTTAGGTGTTGCTCAACTCGAACGGATGGATGAATTTGTATTGAGAAAAAGAAAAATGGGAAAGTTATATAATGATCTTCTCGGAAAAGTAAAAGGAATTGAGCTTCAGCCAATGAAAACTTCCTATGCCGAAAATATTTTTTGGGTGTTTGGAATTGTATTGAAAGATGAAGTTGATTTTGATGCCGAGCAAGCTATGAAAAAGCTTTCGGATTTAGAAATCGGGACACGCCCGTTTTTTTGGCCCATGCATAAGCAGCCCGTTTTTGAAAAGATGGGATTCTTTAAAAATGACAAGCATCCCTTTTCCGAAAGAATTGCAAGAAGGGGATTTTATATTCCCAGTGGGTTAGCATTGACGGAAGAGCAAATAAGAATTTCAGCTGAAGCCGTGAAAAATATTCTGAAATGA
- a CDS encoding class I SAM-dependent methyltransferase, protein MAVFLSYAHYYDLLYADKDYSSESDYVFQLIKKYAPTTKSILNLGCGTGKHDVFLEKKGFKITGIDLSEEMISRANLQNSQIDFRVGDVRTIQLNKKFDAVISLFHVACYQNSDHDLISYFNTAANHLNTKGVFIFDVWHGPAVLSDPPVYKTKEAENDELKIFRKTSPVMHKEKNIVDVNFSLEVKYKKTGTISKVDEKHSMRYLFPDEIKNIIKYSNLELLSSEQWMTGATPSDKTWYVTYVARKID, encoded by the coding sequence ATGGCGGTTTTTCTCTCATATGCGCATTATTACGATTTGCTTTATGCGGATAAGGATTACTCATCTGAGTCCGATTATGTTTTTCAATTAATAAAAAAGTATGCTCCGACAACAAAATCAATCTTAAACCTTGGATGCGGAACAGGAAAACACGATGTGTTTTTAGAAAAAAAAGGATTTAAGATAACCGGCATAGATTTATCGGAAGAAATGATTTCAAGGGCTAATCTCCAAAACTCTCAAATAGATTTCAGGGTAGGGGACGTGCGTACGATCCAGCTGAATAAAAAATTTGATGCTGTTATTTCTCTTTTCCATGTTGCCTGCTATCAGAATTCTGACCATGATTTGATTTCTTATTTTAATACTGCTGCAAATCATCTGAACACTAAAGGCGTTTTCATTTTTGATGTGTGGCACGGACCTGCTGTTTTATCTGATCCGCCAGTATATAAAACCAAAGAAGCGGAGAACGATGAGTTAAAGATTTTTAGAAAAACATCTCCGGTAATGCATAAAGAAAAAAACATTGTTGATGTAAATTTCTCACTTGAAGTAAAGTATAAAAAAACCGGAACAATCAGCAAAGTTGATGAAAAACATTCTATGAGATATTTATTCCCGGATGAAATAAAAAATATAATAAAATACTCAAACCTTGAATTGCTGTCTAGCGAACAATGGATGACTGGAGCAA